The Streptomyces sp. NBC_00576 genome contains the following window.
GGGCTGGGGACCGGGGAGTCACTCGGCTCCGCCGGTCGCCTCGTCCTCCAGCTCCTTCGCCAGGCGGCGCAGATGCGGCCCGTACTCCGGGTGGTTGAGCGCTGCCGCGAACTGAGCAGTGAGGTAGGCGAGCGGGTTGCCGGTGTCGTACCAGCGGCCGTGGATCACCTGGCCGTAGACGGCCCGGCTGGCGGCGTAGGCATTGATGGCGTCGGTGAGGTAGACCTCGCCGGTGCGATGGTCGTACCAGCGCTTGGTCTGGTCGCGTAGTTCGTCGATGATGCCGGGCGTGATGACGTAGCCGCCGATGGCCGCGTACCCGGAGGGCGCGTCCTGCGGGCGGGGCTTCTCGACCAGGCCGGTGATGCGGAGCAGACCGTCGTCGAGGTCCTCCTTGACGACGGGGACGCCGTAGCGCTGCGAGTCGCCCGGGTCCATCGGCATCAACGCGAGGACCGGGGAGTTGGTCGCCTCGTACGCCTTGATCAGCTGCTGGGCCCGCGGGACCTCGGCGACGAACACGTCGTCGGGCCACAGCACGAGCATCGGCTCGTCGCCGAAGTTGCGGGCGGCGTTGAGGACCGGGGTGCCGTTGCCGTACGGGCCGTGCTGGTCGAGGTAGGTGATGTGGCCGAGCCGGGACAGCTCGCCGACCTCCTCGACGGCGTCCGCGTAGGCGGCCTTGCCATCGGCCCGCAGTTGGTCGACGAGGCCGGGGTTGGGCCGGAAGTGGTCCTGGATCAGGCCCTTTCCGCCGGACACCACGATGGTGATGTCGGTGATGCCGGAGGCCACGAGCTCCCGGACGGTGTGCTCGATGACCGGTTTGTCACCAACGGGCAGCATCTCCTTCGGTGTCGCCTTGGTGAGCGGCAGCAGCCGGGACCCCAGTCCGGCTGCGGGAATGACTGCCCTGCGAATCGTGGCCATAGGCCCCCCTGTACGAAAGCGCGTACGCGTATCAACGGTCGTTGTGCCTGGTCGTGCGTTGTTCCGCATCGTGGTGCTCAGTGGTACTGCTCGATGCTCACCCGTGCCGGTCGGCGCGAGTGGTGTGTGACGCTACCAATTCGGCATGCCCCACCGCCGTGCCGGCCAGACCCTCGGGGCTTCCGCCGGCCATGGTTCAGGCCCGGCGCGGCAGTACGGCGATCGCCACGAGGGGTACGGCGGCCAGCACCAGCCAGGGCGTCATCGCGGGCAGTCCGGTGTCGAGAAGGGTGCCGGTCAGCGAGCTGCCGACCAGCACGATCAGGCCGGAAACCGACGACAGGGCGCCGGTGTAGAGGCCGAGCCGGCCCTCTTCGGCGAGGTCGGGCACCCAGGCGCGGGCCACCGGCGCGACCAGCATCTGGCCGAAGGTGAGCAGGACCACGAAGCCGGCGGCGGGCAGCAGCCCGACGATGCCGGTCCACCCTGCGGGCCTGGCCAGGGCCACGACAGCGAACCCGGCGGAGATCAGCAGCATCCCGGCGACCATCGAGCGGCGCATGGCGAGCCGGTCGCCGACCCAGCGGGTGACCGGCAGTTGAGCGGTCACGACGAGCAGCGAGGACAGGGCGAACAGCCAGGCCAGCGCGGTCTGTGAGCCGGTCGCGCGCTCCACCTCGGCGGGAAGCGCCAGATACAGCTGGTTGTACGCGAGCAGATAGGCGCCGTACGCGGAGCAAAGTGCGAGAAATCGCCGGTTGCTCAGCAGGGTGCGCACGCCCCCTTTCGCGCGGATGCGCTCCCGGCCGGGTATGTGCTGCGGGAGCAGCCAGGCGTGCCCGGCGAGGACGAGTACGAAGATTCCGGCGCCCGCGAGGCACACCACCCGGAAGTCGACGGACAGCAGCAGTCCGCCCAGCAACGGCCCTACGAAGGCGCCCGCCTGTCCGGCGACGGTGAACAGCGCGAGGATCCGGGTGCGCGAGCCGTTGCCTGTCTCCTCCCAGACCACCGCCTGCCGGGCCACCTCGGACTCGACGGCGGGCGAGAACAGCGCGGCGGCGAAGCCGATGAGAAGGACGGCGCCGATGACGGTCGCGGTCGAGTCGGCGTAGCCGAGCCAGGCGAAGCCGGCGATGCGCAGGGCGCAGCCCGCGAGCACCACCGGCCGGATGCCGTACCGGTCGGCGAGCGCGCCGCCCACCACGAACAGCCCCTGCTGGCTGAAGGTCCGCAGGCCGAGGACGAACCCGACGAGCCATCCCGCCATGCCGATGCCCTGCCCCAGGTGCTCGGAGAGGAAGGGCAGCACGGCGAAGAAGCCGACGTTGAAGGCGAGTTGGGTCAGGATCAGCAGCCGCAGCAACGGTGAGAGCCGCATCCGGGCGGGCGCCTCGCCCTGAAGGCCGACGGTTGCGGGGGCGGTCACTGAAAGACCAACTCTCTAGTCTGCGGACGCGATTGGGCCACCTGCAGCGTCTTCCGTCGCCACCGCATCCTGAGCAGCGGCGACAGGCGCATCCGGGCAAGCGCCTCGCCCTGAAGACCGACAGTTGCGGGGGCGGTCACTGGACGGCCAACTCTCGTGCCTTTGGGAGTGGTTGGGCCGCTCGCACCGTCTTCCGCCGCCGCCGGACCGTAAGGCCTGCGGCGGTGACGGCCAGGGCGCCGAGCAGGGCGAGTACGGCGGCGGGGGCGAGGACCGCCCAGGGGGCGCGTTCGGCGTACGGCTGGTTCTCGGCGAGGAGCAACCCCCATTCCGGGGACGGTGGTTGGGCGCCGAGGCCGAGGAAGCCGAGGGCGGCCAGGGCTAGGGCGACACCGGGCAGCCGCAGCAGGGCGTGTCGGGTCACCGGGGGCAGCGCGGCGGGCAGGAGTTCATGGCGCAGGACGTACCAGCGGTCGGCGCCCAGACCGCGGGTGACCGTGACATGGAGGGTGGCCCGTTCCTGGCGCAGCAGGGCGGCGGTGTGCGCGGCCAGCGGCGCCCACGCGACGGCGGTCACGGCGAGCGCGGGGGTGGCCCCGCCGCTGCCCACTACCGCCGTGACGAGCAGCGCGGCGAGTACCGGAGGTATCGCGTTGACCGTGTCGACGAGTGGTCCCGACAGCCGGGGCGCCAGCCCGAGCACCACCCCGATCAGCAGGGCGGCGGCACTGATCGCGGAGGCGAGCAGCAGCGTGTCGAGGGCGCCGTGTCCGACGCGGGCGAGAACGTCTCGGCCGAGCGCGTCCGTGCCGAACGGGTGTGCCCAGGACGGGGGTTGGAGCCGGGCCCTGGTGTCCAGCGCGAGCGGGTCACGCGGCAGCCCGAGGGCGACGACGCCGAGCAGCACACCGGCGTACAGCAGGGGCGGGGTGCGGCGGGCGGGCGGTGCGGGCCGGTGCAGGGAGGAAAGGCCGCCGTCGCGCAGGGCGGGGCCGATGAGCAGGCGGGCGGCGACCCGGGTCGCGCCCGCGGCGAGGGACGCGAGCAGGACGAGGACGAGGGTGCTCGCCTGGAGGACGGGCAGGTCCTGGGCGACGGCTGCCTGGAGGGCGGTGCGGCCGAGGCCGGGGATGTCGAAGATCTGCTCGACGGCGACCGAGCCGCCGGTCAGTCCGACGACGAACAGCCCGGCGTTGGGGAGCAGTGCGGGCAGAGCGCGCCGCACGGCCTGGCTCGCGATGCGCCGGGCGGGGATGCCGCGTGCGGCGGCGGCCAGGGCCCAGGGTTCGGCGAAGGCGCCGGGCAGCAGGTCGTCGAGGAGGCGTCCGAGCAGCGCTCCGGCGGGCAGGCCGAGGGCGAGCGCGGGCAGGATCGTCCACTGGAGTCCGTACCAGCCGAGGGCGGGCAGCCAGCCGAGCTGGACGCCGACGACGGTGGCCAGCACGGACGCGGTGAGGAACTCGGGCAGCGCGGAGACCATCGCCGACCCGCTGCCACCGCCGCACCGCCGCCCGCCGCTCCACAGCGTCCGGGCACACACCAGCGCGGCGACGAGAAAGGCGATGGTCAGCGCCACGGCCATCAGCAGCAGCGAGGCGCCGAGCGCCTGCAGGACTCCGGGCATGACCTCGGCCCCGGAGATCCAGGACCGCCCGGCGTCGCCGCGCGGCAGCCCGCCGAGCCAGTCCCCGAGCAGCCGCAACGGCTCGGCGTCCAGGCCGAGTTGGTCCCGGATGTCGGCCAGCACGGCCGGGGTGGCCTCGCGCTCCGCCGACCGGGCCTTGAGCACGGTGAGCGCCGGGTCGGTGCGGGTCAGCCAGGGCAGCAGGCCGATCCCGCACACGAGCAGCGCTGCGAGCAGGGCACGCCACAGGAGCGTGCCCACACGTCCTCGCACGGGTCAGCGCCGCGTTCCG
Protein-coding sequences here:
- a CDS encoding ABC transporter permease subunit, producing the protein MRGRVGTLLWRALLAALLVCGIGLLPWLTRTDPALTVLKARSAEREATPAVLADIRDQLGLDAEPLRLLGDWLGGLPRGDAGRSWISGAEVMPGVLQALGASLLLMAVALTIAFLVAALVCARTLWSGGRRCGGGSGSAMVSALPEFLTASVLATVVGVQLGWLPALGWYGLQWTILPALALGLPAGALLGRLLDDLLPGAFAEPWALAAAARGIPARRIASQAVRRALPALLPNAGLFVVGLTGGSVAVEQIFDIPGLGRTALQAAVAQDLPVLQASTLVLVLLASLAAGATRVAARLLIGPALRDGGLSSLHRPAPPARRTPPLLYAGVLLGVVALGLPRDPLALDTRARLQPPSWAHPFGTDALGRDVLARVGHGALDTLLLASAISAAALLIGVVLGLAPRLSGPLVDTVNAIPPVLAALLVTAVVGSGGATPALAVTAVAWAPLAAHTAALLRQERATLHVTVTRGLGADRWYVLRHELLPAALPPVTRHALLRLPGVALALAALGFLGLGAQPPSPEWGLLLAENQPYAERAPWAVLAPAAVLALLGALAVTAAGLTVRRRRKTVRAAQPLPKARELAVQ
- a CDS encoding MDR family MFS transporter; translation: MRLSPLLRLLILTQLAFNVGFFAVLPFLSEHLGQGIGMAGWLVGFVLGLRTFSQQGLFVVGGALADRYGIRPVVLAGCALRIAGFAWLGYADSTATVIGAVLLIGFAAALFSPAVESEVARQAVVWEETGNGSRTRILALFTVAGQAGAFVGPLLGGLLLSVDFRVVCLAGAGIFVLVLAGHAWLLPQHIPGRERIRAKGGVRTLLSNRRFLALCSAYGAYLLAYNQLYLALPAEVERATGSQTALAWLFALSSLLVVTAQLPVTRWVGDRLAMRRSMVAGMLLISAGFAVVALARPAGWTGIVGLLPAAGFVVLLTFGQMLVAPVARAWVPDLAEEGRLGLYTGALSSVSGLIVLVGSSLTGTLLDTGLPAMTPWLVLAAVPLVAIAVLPRRA
- a CDS encoding UTP--glucose-1-phosphate uridylyltransferase; this translates as MATIRRAVIPAAGLGSRLLPLTKATPKEMLPVGDKPVIEHTVRELVASGITDITIVVSGGKGLIQDHFRPNPGLVDQLRADGKAAYADAVEEVGELSRLGHITYLDQHGPYGNGTPVLNAARNFGDEPMLVLWPDDVFVAEVPRAQQLIKAYEATNSPVLALMPMDPGDSQRYGVPVVKEDLDDGLLRITGLVEKPRPQDAPSGYAAIGGYVITPGIIDELRDQTKRWYDHRTGEVYLTDAINAYAASRAVYGQVIHGRWYDTGNPLAYLTAQFAAALNHPEYGPHLRRLAKELEDEATGGAE